In Luteimonas sp. MC1750, the following proteins share a genomic window:
- a CDS encoding response regulator transcription factor — translation MRLLVVEDNQSLVANLFDYFEARGHLLDAAPDGPTGYHLASTQAYDAVVLDWMLPRLDGREVLRRLREAGHDVPVLMLTARDELPDKIAGFRAGADDYLTKPFQLPELEVRLEALLARAQGRQRGRVLEVADLRYDLTTLDVTRAGRTLHLYPACRKLLEVLMRASPAAVTRDRLEQALWGDDPPDGDMLRSHVYELRRSIDGPWPVKLLHTLPRIGYRLGEPLGGEDGG, via the coding sequence ATGCGCCTGCTGGTCGTGGAAGACAACCAGAGCCTGGTCGCCAACCTCTTCGATTATTTCGAGGCGCGCGGCCACCTGCTCGACGCCGCGCCCGACGGTCCGACCGGCTACCACCTGGCCTCCACCCAGGCCTACGACGCGGTAGTGCTCGACTGGATGCTGCCGCGCCTGGACGGGCGCGAGGTGCTGCGGCGCCTGCGCGAGGCCGGCCACGACGTGCCGGTGCTGATGCTGACCGCGCGCGACGAGCTGCCGGACAAGATCGCCGGTTTCCGCGCCGGCGCCGACGACTACCTGACCAAGCCCTTCCAGCTGCCCGAGCTCGAGGTCCGCCTCGAGGCGCTGCTCGCGCGTGCGCAGGGCCGCCAGCGCGGCCGCGTGCTCGAGGTGGCCGACCTGCGCTACGACCTGACCACGCTCGACGTCACCCGCGCCGGCCGCACCCTGCACCTCTATCCGGCCTGCAGGAAGCTGCTGGAAGTGCTGATGCGCGCCAGCCCGGCGGCGGTCACCCGCGATCGGCTGGAGCAGGCGCTGTGGGGCGATGATCCGCCCGACGGCGACATGCTGCGCTCGCATGTCTACGAGCTCCGGCGCAGCATCGACGGCCCCTGGCCGGTGAAGCTGCTGCACACCCTGCCGCGGATCGGCTACCGCCTGGGCGAACCGCTGGGAGGCGAGGATGGCGGCTAG